TGCAAAGTTAAGCCAGATAAAATCTCCGATACTAGCGTATTTAAGTCCGGTATGGTAGCGTGTGTATGTGTTTTGGGCGTTGCTTGGCTTGGAAATACTTTTGTGGGTGGCTATACAAAGGAAATTGGAGATTTATCTACAGAGTTAGTTTCTAAAATTCCAGCACTTTTAGCAGTTGCTTACTTTTTTGCTAGTATGCTTTTATATTCTCAAGCCGCTACTGCCAAAGCTATTACTCCTGTGGTGGTTGCAGCACTTGGAATCACAGTGGCAAATCCAGGAGATTCTTATATGCTTGTTGCTTCATTTGCGGCGGTTTCAGCTCTTTTTGTGCTTCCAACTTATCATACTTTACTAGGTGCGGTGCAAATGGATGATACGGGTTCTACAAGAATTGGAAAGTATATTTTCAATCATGCCTTTTTAATTCCGGGAGTTTTGGCAATTGCCTTTAGCGTTGTTCTTGGATTTTTAGCGGTTTCGCTTTTCTAAACTTTTCTATCCCTCCTTTTTGGGATAGAATCTTTTTATTTCTTTATTCTGCTAGAATCTTTTCTATTTCTTGTATTCTTTTTGAATCACTTGGATGTGTGGAGAAAAAATCTGAAGTTTCCTTATTTCCTTGAGACATTTTTTGCCAAAAACTTAAAGCCGCTTGTGGATTGTAACCTGCCTTTTGCATTAGTATGATTCCGACTTTATCAGCTTCAAGCTCGTGATGGCGGCTAAAGGGTAACATAATCCCAACATTACTGCCGATATTATAGGCTTTATTAAAAAGATTGTTGTATTCAGGGTTTTGTGTGCTAACAAAGATTTCAAGAAGACTGCTACCTAATTGTTGCAAGGTTTGCATACTCATTCGTTCAGCGCCGTGTCTTAAAATTGTATGCCCAATTTCGTGTGAAATCACCACGGCAAGTTCATCATCACTGCTGACTAATTCCATTAAACCTGTATAAACAAAGACTTTACCACCTGGGAGACAAAAGGCGTTTTGAGTTTTGTTTTCTATTAGATAAAATTCCCATTCAAAATCAGGGCGATTGGCAACAGAAGCGATTTTTTGTCCTACGCGTTTTACCATAGCCGCTTGTTTGGCGTTTTGACTTAGTTTTGATTCTTTTAAAACCGCAAGAGCACTTTGTTCTCCTAAGACTTTTTCTTGCTCTTCATTAAGGAGCATAAGTTGAGTGCGATTAGTGTAGATTGTAGAAGAACAAGCACAAAGCATTAGTGCTAAAATAGCAAAATAAATTTTTTTAAAAATAGACATTGAAGCACTTTTAAAATAGACTAATCAATTTTTAAAACTGCTAAAAATGCTTCTTGTGGTAAATTGACTTTACCAATGGCTTTCATACGCTTTTTTCCTTCCTTTTGTTTTTCAAGCAGTTTTCGCTTTCTTGTAATGTCTCCGCCATAGCATTTTGCAGTTACATTTTTGCCCATTGATTTAACGGTTTCTCTAGCGATGATTTTATTACCTACACTCGCTTGAATCGCTACTTCAAAAAGTTGCCTTGGGATAATTTCTTTCATTGCTTCTACAAGTTCTTTGCCTTTTTCATAAGCTTTGCTTTTTGGCACAATAATGCTAAGCGCATCTACAATTTCTCCTGCTACGCGAATATCAAGCTTGACTAAATCTCCCTCTTGATACCCAATTGGCTCATAATCAAAACTCGCATAACCCTTTGTGCAAGATTTTAATTTATCATAAAAATCCATTACGATTTCATTAGTAGGAATATGATATTCTAACAATACTCTTGTTTCTTGTAAATATTCCATTTTCTTTTGGATTCCACGCCTTTTGCTTACTAGCGTGATGATATTCCCTAAAAATTCACTTGGGACAATAATAGTCGCTTTAACATAAGGCTCTTTAATGCTCGCAATTTTTTGTTCAGGTGGTAATTCACTTGGATTTTGAATCATAATGACTTCGCCATCGGTTTGGGTAACTTCATAAACAACCGTTGGGGCAGTGGCAATCAAATCTAGTCCAAATTCTCGCTCTAGCCTCTCTTTGATAACTTCCATATGCAAAAGTCCCAAAAATCCAACGCGGAATCCAAAGCCCAAAGCCACAGAGGTTTCAGGTTCAAAATTAAGACTTGAATCGTTGAGTTTAAGTTTTTCTAGTGCATCGCGTAAATCTTCAAATTTGTCTGTGTCAATAGGATAAATTCCTGCAAAAACAAAGGGCTTAGCTGGTTCAAATCCTGCAATAGGCTCTTTGGTTTTATTTTTAAAATCTGTTATGGTATCGCCAACGGCTATATCTGTAACATTTTTTAATCCCAAAACAACAATTCCAACTTCACCACATTGGATACTTTTGGTTTTTTCTTGTTTGATTGGGTGCGGATAAAATAACCCTAAAACTTCGTGATTTTTACCACTCCCCATAAT
This portion of the Helicobacter canadensis MIT 98-5491 genome encodes:
- a CDS encoding M48 family metallopeptidase, translated to MSIFKKIYFAILALMLCACSSTIYTNRTQLMLLNEEQEKVLGEQSALAVLKESKLSQNAKQAAMVKRVGQKIASVANRPDFEWEFYLIENKTQNAFCLPGGKVFVYTGLMELVSSDDELAVVISHEIGHTILRHGAERMSMQTLQQLGSSLLEIFVSTQNPEYNNLFNKAYNIGSNVGIMLPFSRHHELEADKVGIILMQKAGYNPQAALSFWQKMSQGNKETSDFFSTHPSDSKRIQEIEKILAE
- the lepA gene encoding translation elongation factor 4, encoding MKDSLSKIRNFSIIAHIDHGKSTLADCLIQACGAISEREMSAQVMDTMDIEKERGITIKAQSVRLKYFYKGEPYILNLIDTPGHVDFSYEVSRSLASCEGALLVVDASQGVEAQTIANVYIALENNLEIIPILNKIDLPAAAPERVKSEIEQTIGLDCSHALEVSAKANIGITELLDKIIELIPPPQGDLEAPTKALIYDSWFDNYLGALALVRVFDGSIKVGQNIYIMGSGKNHEVLGLFYPHPIKQEKTKSIQCGEVGIVVLGLKNVTDIAVGDTITDFKNKTKEPIAGFEPAKPFVFAGIYPIDTDKFEDLRDALEKLKLNDSSLNFEPETSVALGFGFRVGFLGLLHMEVIKERLEREFGLDLIATAPTVVYEVTQTDGEVIMIQNPSELPPEQKIASIKEPYVKATIIVPSEFLGNIITLVSKRRGIQKKMEYLQETRVLLEYHIPTNEIVMDFYDKLKSCTKGYASFDYEPIGYQEGDLVKLDIRVAGEIVDALSIIVPKSKAYEKGKELVEAMKEIIPRQLFEVAIQASVGNKIIARETVKSMGKNVTAKCYGGDITRKRKLLEKQKEGKKRMKAIGKVNLPQEAFLAVLKID